The genomic interval TTTATTTACGTCTTCTGGTACATCAACCGCTAGCGTTCCACTAGGTACTTCTACCATAGAGACTGGAATGTCTGATTCAACAAAGCGTAAAATCTCAATGTCTTCAATTTGTTCCAGTGGCGTCTTTTCTTTCATAGAGCTGAAGAAGGTTAAATCATCACGACCGAACGCGTACACACACACTTGTTTATAGGCTTTTTTAAACACATTATCTTTAGTGACTGGAATTGGAGAGCGGCTCATATACAAAAGCTGACCGCCTTTTGACACCACGGTTTTTGGTACAGTAAAAGAGCGAAATTCTTCTTCCGTTTTTATTTCACTGTAAGCATTGGTGATGTTGCCCGTTTCTTGATATAAGCGGATAACTTTTTTGATGTTCTCAGGATCAATTACAGGCTCATCACCTTGTACATTAACTAAAAAATCGCAGTCTAATGTTAGGTTGGCTTCTGCAAGGCGGTCGGTGCCAGTAAGGCAGTTTTCACTGGTCATAACGACTTGGCCGCCAAACCTTTTTACTGCGTCGGCAATTTTATCGCTGTCGGTTGCAACATACACTTGGCTGGCATCCACAGCTTGGCAACATTGCTCCCATACTCGCTGGATCATCGGTTTGCCCAAAATAGAGACTAATGGCTTACCAGGAAAGCGGCTTGATTGGTAGCGTGCGGGGATCACCACTGCAAATTTCATGAATATTCCT from Vibrio sp. HB236076 carries:
- the kdsB gene encoding 3-deoxy-manno-octulosonate cytidylyltransferase yields the protein MKFAVVIPARYQSSRFPGKPLVSILGKPMIQRVWEQCCQAVDASQVYVATDSDKIADAVKRFGGQVVMTSENCLTGTDRLAEANLTLDCDFLVNVQGDEPVIDPENIKKVIRLYQETGNITNAYSEIKTEEEFRSFTVPKTVVSKGGQLLYMSRSPIPVTKDNVFKKAYKQVCVYAFGRDDLTFFSSMKEKTPLEQIEDIEILRFVESDIPVSMVEVPSGTLAVDVPEDVNKVEIFLKYEKKH